One Setaria italica strain Yugu1 chromosome I, Setaria_italica_v2.0, whole genome shotgun sequence DNA window includes the following coding sequences:
- the LOC101769096 gene encoding L-lactate dehydrogenase A — MKKASSLSELGFDANGAASGFFRPVADDTTPTSHRRRLTKVSVIGAGNVGMAIAQTILTRDLADEIALVDAVPDKLRGEMLDLQHAAAFLPRTRLVSDTDIAVTRGSDLAIVTAGARQIPGETRLNLLQRNVALFRKIVPALAEHSPDAILLIVSNPVDILTYVAWKLSGFPVNRVIGSGTNLDSSRFRFLLAEHLDVNAQDVQAYMVGEHGDSSVAIWSTVSVAGMPVLKSLQESHSSFDEEALESIRRAVVNSAYEVISLKGYTSWAIGYSVANLVASILRDQRRIHPVSVLATGFHGIADDHEVFLSLPARLGRGGVLGVADMELTEEEARRLRQSAKTLWENSQLLGL, encoded by the coding sequence ATGAAGAAGGCTTCGTCCCTCTCCGAGCTGGGCTTCGACGCCAACGGCGCGGCATCGGGCTTCTtccgccccgtcgccgacgACACCACGCCGACGTCGCACCGCCGGAGGCTCACCAAGGTCTCCGTCATCGGCGCCGGCAACGTGGGCATGGCCATCGCGCAGACCATCCTGACGCGGGACCTCGCCGACGAGATCGCGCTGGTGGACGCGGTCCCGGACAAGCTCCGCGGGGAGATGCTGGACCtgcagcacgcggcggcgtTCCTGCCGCGCACGCGCCTCGTCTCCGACACGGACATCGCCGTCACCAGGGGCTCCGACCTCGCCATCGTCACCGCGGGGGCGCGCCAGATCCCCGGCGAGACGAGGCTCAACCTGCTGCAGAGGAACGTGGCGCTGTTCAGGAAGATCGTGCCGGCGCTGGCGGAGCACTCGCCGGACGCCATCCTGCTCATCGTCTCCAACCCCGTCGACATCCTCACCTACGTGGCGTGGAAGCTGTCGGGGTTCCCGGTCAACCGCGTCATCGGCTCCGGCACCAACCTCGACTCCTCCAGGTTCAGGTTCCTCCTCGCCGAGCACCTCGACGTCAACGCGCAGGACGTGCAGGCTTACATGGTGGGCGAGCACGGCGACAGCTCGGTGGCGATATGGTCGACGGTGAGCGTGGCGGGGATGCCGGTGCTCAAGTCGCTGCAGGAGAGCCACAGCAGCTTCGACGAGGAAGCCCTGGAGAGCATCCGGCGTGCCGTCGTCAACAGCGCCTACGAGGTGATCAGCCTCAAGGGATACACCTCCTGGGCCATCGGCTACTCCGTCGCCAACCTCGTGGCCTCCATCCTCCGCGACCAGCGCCGCATCCACCCGGTGTCCGTGCTCGCCACCGGCTTCCACGGCATAGCCGACGACCACGAGGTGTTCCTCAGCCTGCCCGCTAGGCTTGGCCGTGGCGGCGTCCTGGGCGTCGCGGACATGGAGCTCACCGAGGAGGAGGCCAGGAGGCTCAGGCAGTCGGCCAAGACGCTCTGGGAGAACAGCCAGCTCCTCGGCCTCTGA
- the LOC101769506 gene encoding BAG family molecular chaperone regulator 7 has protein sequence MSRDQFLLRLLDLHAGDDPFFPFPTSSSFSSCPFSTSSSAHHRFLLDDHPSCPLGFTSPSPIDTFHLDLDLDLDLLLPPRAAAPPCPAFFDPFLLDALGHRVSALERALAPPPPAPRRKYTYAAEADGRKVKWVAEDKPAGGRAYKWEAELKTPNDDGFDRKWKWESKASAAGTTKVKWAKEIKGKGWLEPWSNSYSVEETYGDDDDQDKAATAAVNKVKEENKPKDMKKKKGNVEIVEIEDNTKGCVAIRKAFEMSHAKGKKKELSQQDAALLIQMSYRAHLAHRSQVLRCLRDLAVAKAKLKEIRSFFYNISYRRRIAHDSEERQRFAEKIIVLLLTVDALEGPDYMVRNAKRSMLEELEGMLEIVDPQPPGKPRTLSRRKFDLPEGGAIPKEMRDGVKNVVRIVEEGK, from the exons aTGAGCCGCGATcaattcctcctccgcctcctcgacctccacgccggcgacgaccccttcttccccttccccacctcctcctccttctcctcctgcccattctccacctcctcctccgcccaccACCGCTTCCTCCTCGACGACCACCCCTCCTGCCCCCTCGGCTTCACCTCCCCATCCCCGATCGACACCTTCCACCTCGACCTCGACCTCGacctcgacctcctcctccctccccgcgccgccgcgcccccgtgCCCCGCCTTCTTCGACCCCTTCCTCCTCGACGCGCTCGGCCACCGCGTCTCCGCGCTCGAGCGCGCGCTCGCCCCACCACCCCCGGCGCCCCGCCGCAAGTACACCTacgccgccgaggccgacggCAGGAAGGTCAAGTGGGTCGCCGAGGACAAGCCCGCCGGCGGGAGGGCCTACAAGTGGGAGGCCGAGCTCAAGACCCCCAACGACGACGGCTTCGACCGCAAGTGGAAGTGGGAGTCCAAGGcatccgccgccggcaccaccaaGGTCAAGTGGGCCAAGGAGATCAAGGGCAAAGGGTGGCTCGAGCCATGGTCCAACTCCTACTCCGTCGAGGAGACctacggcgacgacgacgaccaagacaaggccgccaccgccgccgtcaacAAAGTCAAGGAGGAGAACAAGCCCAAGgatatgaagaagaagaagggcaacgTCGAGATCGTCGAGATCGAGGACAACACCAAGGGATGTGTCGCCATCAGGAAG GCATTTGAAATGAGCCATGCCaagggaaagaagaaggaaCTATCCCAACAAGATGCTGCATTGCTGATACAGATGAGCTACAGGGCGCACCTGGCCCATCGCTCCCAGGTGCTCCGATGCCTCCGCGACCTTGCTGTGGCCAAAGCCAAGCTTAAGGAGATCAGGTCCTTCTTCTACAACATCTCATACCGCCGCCGCATTGCCCATGACTCTGAAGAGCGCCAGAGGTTCGCTGAGAAAATCATTGTGCTGCTCTTGACCGTTGATGCCCTTGAG GGACCGGACTACATGGTTCGCAATGCCAAGAGATCGATGCTTGAGGAACTTGAGGGGATGTTGGAGATTGTTGACCCTCAGCCACCAGGGAAGCCAAGGACACTTAGCCGCAGGAAGTTTGATCTCCCAGAAGGTGGAGCCATCCCAAAGGAGATGAGGGATGGTGTCAAAAATGTCGTCAGAATTGTCGAGGAGGGCAAGTAA
- the LOC101769910 gene encoding LOW QUALITY PROTEIN: sucrose:sucrose 1-fructosyltransferase-like (The sequence of the model RefSeq protein was modified relative to this genomic sequence to represent the inferred CDS: deleted 1 base in 1 codon), whose protein sequence is METRDSAPSTTPLPYSYSPLPAADAASGEVSGTGRARGGRRRPLCAAALVLSAALLLAVAALAGVVRIAPPRPMPAPAARMSSRGPEAGVSEKTSGASSSGMLLGGGEGGGNAFPWSNAMLQWQRTGFHFQPQKNWMNDPNGPVYYKGWYHLFYQYNPDGAIWGNKIAWGHAVSRDLVHWRHLPLAMVPDQWYDINGVWTGSATTLPDGRLAMLYTGSTNESVQVQCLAVPSDPSDPLLTNWTKYEGNPVLFPPPAIGPKDFRDPTTAWFDPSDRTWRIVIGSKDPHHAGIAVTYKTKDFIHFDLLPGLLHRVEGTGMWECIDFYPVGTRGRGSENGIDMSDAISENGVVVGDVVHVMKASMDDDRHDYYALGRYDAAANAWTPLDAARDVGIGLRYDWGKFYASKTFYDPAKRRRVLWGWVGETDSERADVSKGWASLQSIPRTVLFDTKTGSNLLQWPVDEVETLRTNSTDLSGITIDYGSVFPLNLHRATQLDIVAEFEVDRHAVMALNEADVGYNCSTSGGAANRGALGPFGLLVLADKHLREQTAVYFYVAKGLDGGITTHFCQDESRSSSANDIVKRVVGSALPVLDGETLSLRVLVDHSIVESFAQGGRSTATSRVYPTEAIYANAGVYLFNNATAARVTAKKLVVHEMDSSYNHDYVAQL, encoded by the exons ATGGAGACCCGGGACAGTGCTCCCTCCACGACGCCGCTCCCCTACTCCTactcgccgctgccggccgcggACGCCGCGTCCGGCGAGGTCTCCGgcaccggccgcgcccgcggcggccgccggaggcCGCTGTGCGCCGCGGCGCTGGTCCTGTCCGccgcgctgctgctcgccgtcgcggcgctgGCCGGCGTCGTCCGCATCGCGCCCCCGCGGCccatgccggcgccggcggcgaggatgagCAGCAGGGGCCCCGAGGCCGGCGTGTCGGAGAAGACGTccggcgcgtcgtcgtcgggcatgctgctgggcggcggcgagggcggcggcaacGCCTTCCCATGGAGCAACGCGATGCTGCAATGGCAGCGCACGGGCTTCCACTTCCAGCCGCAGAAGAACTGGATGAACGATCCGAATG GCCCCGTGTACTACAAGGGGTGGTACCACCTGTTCTACCAGTACAACCCGGACGGCGCGATCTGGGGCAACAAGATCGCTTGGGGCCACGCCGTGTCCCGCGACCTTGTCCACTGGCGGCACCTCCCCCTGGCCATGGTTCCCGACCAGTGGTACGACATCAACGGCGTGTGGACGGGGTCCGCCACCACCCTCCCCGACGGCCGCCTCGCCATGCTCTACACCGGCTCCACCAACGAGTCGGTGCAGGTGCAGTGCCTCGCCGTCCCCTCCGACCCCTCCGACCCGCTCCTCACCAACTGGACCAAGTACGAGGGCAACCCCGTGCtgttcccgccgccggccatcggcCCCAAGGACTTCCGCGACCCGACCACCGCCTGGTTCGACCCCTCCGACCGCACCTGGCGCATCGTCATCGGCTCCAAGGACCCCCACCACGCCGGCATCGCCGTCACCTACAAAACCAAGGATTTCATCCAC TTCGACCTCCTCCCGGGCCTCCTCCACCGCGTCGAGGGCACCGGCATGTGGGAGTGCATCGACTTCTACCCCGTGGGCACACGCGGCAGGGGCTCCGAGAACGGCATCGACATGTCCGACGCCATATCCGAgaacggcgtcgtcgtcggggacGTCGTGCACGTCATGAAGGCCAGCATGGACGACGACCGGCACGACTACTACGCGCTTGGGCGGTACGACGCCGCGGCCAACGCGTGGACGCCGCTCGACGCCGCCAGGGACGTCGGCATCGGCCTGCGCTACGACTGGGGCAAGTTCTACGCGTCCAAGACCTTCTACGACCCGGCGAAGCGCCGCCGCGTGCTCTGGGGATGGGTCGGCGAGACCGACTCGGAGAGAGCAGACGTGTCCAAGGGATGGGCGTCGCTCCAG TCGATCCCCCGCACGGTGCTGTTCGACACCAAGACCGGCAGCAACCTGCTCCAGTGGCCCGTCGATGAGGTCGAGACGCTGCGCACCAACTCCACCGACCTCAGCGGCATCACCATCGACTACGGCTCCGTGTTCCCGCTCAACCTCCACCGCGCCACCCAGCTCGACATCGTCGCCGAGTTCGAGGTCGACCGCCACGCCGTCATGGCTCTCAACGAGGCCGACGTCGGCTACAACTGcagcaccagcggcggcgccgccaaccGGGGCGCGCTCGGGCCCTTTGGCCTGCTCGTCCTCGCCGACAAGCACCTCCGCGAGCAGACCGCCGTCTACTTCTACGTCGCCAAGGGCCTCGACGGCGGCATCACCACGCACTTCTGCCAGGACGAGTCGCGGTCCTCCAGCGCCAACGACATCGTCAAGCGCGTCGTCGGCAGCGCCCTCCCCGTGCTCGACGGCGAGACCCTCTCGCTGCGGGTGCTCGTCGACCACTCCATCGTCGAGAGCTTCGCGCAGGGCGGAAGGTCCACGGCCACCTCGCGCGTCTACCCGACGGAGGCCATCTACGCCAACGCCGGCGTCTACCTCTTCAacaacgccaccgccgcccgggtCACGGCCAAGAAGCTCGTCGTCCACGAGATGGACTCGTCCTACAACCACGACTACGTGGCCCAACTCTGA
- the LOC101774235 gene encoding protein FAR1-RELATED SEQUENCE 5-like has product MKPAQVYEFMKQFYGGADKVPFAKMDCNNEIGRERRKYLEANDVQTLVEYLRNKQSQDPTFFYAVQVDEKDGRIANFFWADGQSIMDYKCFGDAVSFDTTFQTNKFEMPFAPILGTNHHKQTIIFGAALIFNESIESFVWLFETFLTAMSGKHPRTIFTDQDAAMAGAIAYVFPNTSHRLCLWHIYLNAAKHLGHVIHESDNKFLPDFKRCVYEDRSEAYFIEKWNELLSEYNLEDNSWMRNLYDLRAKWAAVYRDAFTADMTSTQRSEGMNNVFKKRFRRKLGLSELLVECEKVSVSLRENELDEDFNSRRKDAVTYTPNLPMLKTAAESYTRRMYSEFEVSRELIDDLEKAIEKLDLEADTSLSKMQEKSNEVPPIRHECDTGSLNGVISFRVPQVVKGPKNARFKNVVEKKTVKSKKKSAKKKGEDPNTAAENGDGGADPKQLTSYDKGAVLEMADARLNGDFDERQMERVMLVGLLCVNQDRGNRLGIREAVNLLSNIRLSNIRHPLPEPEGIST; this is encoded by the exons ATGAAGCCAGCCCAGGTGTATGAGTTCATGAAGCAGTTTTACGGAGGAGCTGACAAAGTGCCTTTTGCAAAAATGGATTGCAATAACGAGATTGGACGTGAGCGCAGAAAGTACTTAGAAGCCAATGATGTACAGACACTGGTAGAATACCTGAGAAACAAACAGTCACAGGATCCTACATTTTTTTATGCCGTTCAGGTAGATGAGAAAGATGGTCGGATAGCAAATTTTTTCTGGGCAGATGGTCAATCTATTATGGACTACAAATGCTTTGGTGATGCTGTGTCATTTGACACTACATTtcagactaataagtttgaGATGCCTTTTGCTCCGATCCTTGGAACAAACCATCACAAGCAGACGATAATATTTGGGGCTGCATTGATATTTAATGAAtctattgaatcatttgtttggCTCTTTGAAACCTTCCTAACAGCAATGTCAGGCAAGCATCCAAGGACAATTTTCACTGATCAAGACGCGGCCATGGCTGGAGCAATTGCTTATGTATTCCCAAATACAAGCCATCGCCTTTGTTTGTGGCACATTTACTTAAATGCTGCTAAACATCTCGGGCATGTAATTCACGAGTCAGATAACAAGTTTCTACCTGATTTTAAGAGATGTGTGTATGAAGATAGATCGGAGGCTTACTTCATTGAGAAGTGGAATGAGTTGTTATCTGAATATAATCTGGAGGATAACTCTTGGATGAGAAACCTATATGATTTGAGGGCAAAGTGGGCAGCTGTGTACCGTGATGCTTTTACAGCGGATATGACCTCGACTCAAAGGAGTGAAGGCATGAACAATGTGTTTAAGAAAAGATTTCGTAGGAAACTCGGTCTTTCAGAACTTCTTGTAGAATGTGAGAAGGTTTCAGTTAGTCTTCGTGAAAATGAGTTAGATGAAGACTTTAATTCACGCCGAAAGGACGCGGTTACTTACACCCCAAATTTACCTATGCTGAAGACTGCAGCGGAATCATACACAAGAAGGATGTATTCTGAGTTTGAGG TGTCAAGAGAACTTATTGATGATTTGGAGAAAGCCATAGAGAAGTTGGACTTGGAAGCAGATACTTCTCTTAGCAAGAtgcaagaaaaatcaaatgagGTTCCTCCAATTCGCCATGAATGTGACACAGGCTCATTGAATGGTGTAATATCTTTTAGAGTTCCTCAGGTGGTAAAAGGCCCAAAGAATGCACGGTTCAAAAATGTGGTTGAAAAGAAGACAGtaaagtcaaagaagaaaagtgCTAAGAAGAAAG GAGAGGATCCAAATACTGCTGCAGAAAATGGAGATGGAGGTGCTGATCCAAAGCAATTAACT TCTTACGACAAGGGTGCGGTCCTCGAGATGGCCGACGCGCGGCTGAACGGCGACTTCGACGAGAGGCAGATGGAGCGTGTGATGCTCGTCGGGCTCTTGTGTGTCAACCAGGATCGTGGGAACCGGCTGGGCATCAGAGAAGCTGTCAATTTACTCTCGAATATCAGACTCTCGAATATCAGACACCCGTTACCTGAACCTGAAGGTATCAGCACATGA
- the LOC111257008 gene encoding putative pentatricopeptide repeat-containing protein At1g68930, giving the protein MVRQLTPGGSTTCRSGSIASRYLPTVTCFSRRLRCRDRDGAFAMLPPIRSPGHWTALVCGYPQFGKAKETIDLFEKMLSKGVKPDGVTFIGVFSACSRAGFVEKGRGYFYSMQKGNGIVPVDDHYTCMIDLYSRSGRLKEAEEFIKQMPVCPDAIGWGTLLSACRLRGDMEISKWAAEIDPQNPASYLFLWSMHAAKGQWNEVPQLRRGMKEPGCSWIKYKNKVHIFSADDRSH; this is encoded by the coding sequence ATGGTGAGGCAGCTTACCCCCGGGGGATCCACGACGTGCAGGTCTGGCTCCATTGCCAGCAGGTACTTGCCAACTGTCACTTGCTTCTCTCGAAGGCTTCGATGCCGCGACCGCGATGGTGCCTTCGCGATGTTGCCGCCGATCAGGTCTCCTGGACACTGGACAGCCCTTGTCTGTGGGTATCCTCAATTTGGGAAAGCGAAAGAAACTATTGATTTGTTTGAGAAGATGTTGTCAAAGGGCGTCAAGCCTGATGGGGTAACATTTATTGGTGTCTTTTCTGCATGTAGCCGTGCTGGGTTTGTAGAGAAAGGACGCGGCTACTTTTATTCCATGCAGAAGGGCAATGGTATTGTGCCTGTAGATGATCACTACACCTGCATGATTGACTTGTACAGCAGATCAGGGAGGTTAAAAGAAGCTGAGGAGTTCATAAAGCAAATGCCGGTATGCCCTGACGCAATTGGATGGGGCACATTGCTGAGTGCTTGCAGGCTGCGTGGTGATATGGAAATCAGCAAATGGGCTGCTGAGATTGATCCCCAGAACCCGGCTAGTTACTTGTTTCTGTGGAGCATGCATGCTGCTAAAGGTCAATGGAATGAGGTTCCCCAGCTAAGGCGTGGAATGAAGGAGCCAGGCTGTAGCTGGATCAAATATAAGAATAAAGTTCACATCTTTTCAGCTGATGATCGGTCTCATTGA